A window of Bradyrhizobium sp. AZCC 1719 genomic DNA:
GCCAAAGATTGCAGCCGCAGATCTCGCTCAGCGTCCGGCTCTGGTCGCATTCGGTAACGAGGACCGACCCGGCAATGGACGCGCCCGCAGCCGCGATGTCCTCGGGCGTGACGGCAAGGCGGCCGGGCTCGGAACCGACTTTTGTCGGCGGTACATTTTTAGGAGGATTCGGCATTTCGGTGGCCTCGTTGAGAGGCAATCGTATAGGCCTTTTCGGCTCCTTTCGCCTCCCTCGAATCTCGTAAAACTCCCGCCCCATGAACATGGGTGTCGCAAAAAACTGCCACGGGGTTACACTTGCGCGGGCTGCAGGGACAGGCAGCCGGAGTTTTCAGATGAATTCATTGAGCGACGGGCCCAAGGCGGAAGCCATCACGGTGGTGCTGGTCGAGGACGACGCGCCGACGCTGTGGCGGCTGCAGGACGCGCTCGCCAAGGCCGGGTACCAGGTCAGGGCCGCGGGCACGCTCGCGGAAGCCCGCGCCTGTCTCGCGCAGGGCGCGCCAAAGGTGCTGTTGACCGATCTTCAGTTGCCGGACGGCCATGGCGTCGACCTGATCCGCGAGACCCGCCGGCGCTTTCCCGATACCGAGATCATGGTGATCTCGATTCTCGGCGATGAGGAAAGCGTGATTTCGGCGATCACGGTCGGCGCGACAGGCTATCTGCTCAAGGACGCATTCCCGACCGACATCGCCGCCACCGTGCGCGACCTCGTCGCCGGCCATTCGCCGATCTCGGCCTCGATCGCGCGTTTCA
This region includes:
- a CDS encoding response regulator, yielding MNSLSDGPKAEAITVVLVEDDAPTLWRLQDALAKAGYQVRAAGTLAEARACLAQGAPKVLLTDLQLPDGHGVDLIRETRRRFPDTEIMVISILGDEESVISAITVGATGYLLKDAFPTDIAATVRDLVAGHSPISASIARFIVRRTQSTPEPPPGPVLNTAKLTPREIDILWGIAKGFSYAEIASHLGLSRQTVPGHIKSIYRKLEVHTRGEAVFEAVQQGLIKL